A segment of the Fusobacterium ulcerans genome:
CTATAATGGTGGAATAAATTATAAATTTGACAATGAAGACAGAGAAACACTTGGAGCAACAATAGGAGCAGGGTACAAATTCTAATTATAGAAGTAAAGATTTATCATAACTAAATCCCAGCAGCGAGGATGGCTATATAAGTCATCCTCGTTGTACTTTATAAACTAAAAGGAGATATGAATGAAAAAAGTATTAATATTAATGGCAGCTCTATTAATGATGAGCTGTGGAAATAATTCAAAAGAAATAGATCTTTCATTATTAGAGAATAAAAGCGGAATTTTCTATGAAAAGGGAAGTGAAAAACCATTTACAGGAAAGGTAACAGCTAAGTATCCAGATGGGAAGAAAATGCTGGAAAGTTATTGGAAGGATGGAAAGCAGGAAGGCAGACAGATTCAATACTATGAAGATGGAAAGCCTAAAATAGAAGGAGTATTCAAAGATGGAAAAGCAAATGGAGCTATAAAAGTATATGATGAAACAGGAAAAATAATAGTAGAAGAAGAGTGGAGAGATGGAGTAAGAGTAAAAAAATAATGAATAATAAAGAGTTTTTACACTATTACAGAACTTCTTCCTAAGAAGATATTTAAATATATTCAATCTAAAAATTTGAATATAACAAAAAAAATGATTTTGAGGGAATTTTATATATTTTTTTATTTTAGGAAAAGCTGACAAGAAGGGAGCCTTCAAGTCAGCTTTTGATAATTAAGCTATTTTTATAGCAGTCTAAAGATTTGCTAAATATTGTACGAGAAGCTTATATGTATTGTCAAATGATTCTAAGTTCAAACGCTCATTAGGAGTATGAACATCATAAGACTCAGCTCCCAATGTAACTATATCAATGTCAGGAATAATTTTTTTGAATACTCCGCATTCAAGTCCCCCATGAGTAGCTTTTATCTGGATATCTCTGTCATAAAAATCTTTATATACAGTTTTTAAGATTTCTCTCATAACAGAATTTTCACTATACTCCCAAGCTGGATAACGTGAACCGCTCTCCCATTCAAAACCAAATAAATTGCAGAAGTTAACTAATATTTCCATACCTTCATCATTATATGATTCTATTGCTCCACGAAGAGAATATGTACAGATAACTTCATTGTCTACAGTTTTGATTACTCCCATATTTTGAGAAGCAACTGTAAGCCCGTCAATTACCATACTTCTGTGTTTAAATCCGTTAGGAAGCATATATAACATAGTAATTATGGAATCACTTATATCTTTTGAACACATTTTTTCAGTTTTATCTTCATAAATTTCTATAGTAAGACCTGCATCACTGTACATAAGTTCTTTTTTAATTTTTTCTCTCTGTTCAGCAACGATATTTTTAATTTTTTCAAAATCAGCTGCACTTGCAAAAAAAGCAGTAGCTTCTCTAGGAATAGCATTTTCCTTT
Coding sequences within it:
- a CDS encoding toxin-antitoxin system YwqK family antitoxin, giving the protein MKKVLILMAALLMMSCGNNSKEIDLSLLENKSGIFYEKGSEKPFTGKVTAKYPDGKKMLESYWKDGKQEGRQIQYYEDGKPKIEGVFKDGKANGAIKVYDETGKIIVEEEWRDGVRVKK